One genomic segment of [Pasteurella] aerogenes includes these proteins:
- the mutS gene encoding DNA mismatch repair protein MutS translates to MNSINNFDQHTPMMQQYLRLKAEHPDILLLYRMGDFYELFYDDAKKAAALLDISLTKRGQSAGEPIPMAGVPYHAIEGYLAKLVQLGESAAICEQIGDPATSKGPVERQVVRIVTPGTVSDEALLPERQDNLIAAIYQAKAHFGLATLDMTSGRFQLMELNDKAHLQAELQRIAPVELLFDEAFADMTLIASIKGLRRRPSWEFELNTAITLLNRQFGTKDLRGFGVENAVLGLCAAGCLLHYAKETQRTALPHIQGISLVQHSDNVQLDAATRRNLELTQNLAGGSENTLAAILDKCVTPMGSRLLKRWLHQPIRQIDKLQQRQQSIATLMQQDLVAELQPYLRQVGDMERILARVALRSARPRDLTRLRTALEQLPAIQTILQKNAQNFTALLSQFADFSAQLTLLQQAIVENPPLLIRDGGVIAPGYHRELDEWRELAEGATRYLEELEQREREATGIDTLKIGFNAVHGYYIQISQGQAHKAPIHYVRRQTLKNAERYIIPELKSYEDKVLKAKGASLALEKQLYDEIFDQLLPHLGALQLAGMALAELDVLTDLAERAESLNYVQPQFSSQTGIHIQNGRHPVVEQVLKDPFIANPLDLDCQRHLLIITGPNMGGKSTYMRQTALIALMAYMGSFVPAESAVIGPIDRIFTRIGASDDLASGRSTFMVEMTEMANILHQATEHSLVLIDEIGRGTSTYDGLALAWACAEWLASKIKSLTLFATHYFELTVLPQQLNGIANIHLDALEHNNSIAFMHSVQEGAASKSYGLAVAALAGVPQSVIRLAKQKLTQLENGQPVPNQNTMSPAETAAQGELMLMDEDEKSSALVTMLQQVDPDDLTPKQALAYLYQLKKML, encoded by the coding sequence ATGAATTCAATCAACAATTTCGACCAACATACCCCAATGATGCAGCAATATTTGCGTTTAAAAGCGGAGCATCCGGATATTTTGCTGTTGTATCGCATGGGCGATTTTTATGAGCTGTTTTATGATGATGCCAAAAAAGCGGCGGCGTTGTTGGATATTTCATTGACCAAGCGAGGGCAGTCTGCCGGCGAGCCAATTCCGATGGCGGGCGTGCCTTATCATGCGATTGAAGGCTATTTGGCGAAATTGGTACAGTTGGGTGAAAGTGCTGCCATTTGCGAGCAAATTGGCGATCCGGCAACCAGCAAAGGTCCGGTAGAACGTCAAGTGGTGCGTATTGTTACGCCCGGAACGGTCAGCGATGAAGCCTTGTTGCCCGAACGACAAGATAATTTGATTGCCGCCATTTATCAAGCCAAAGCGCACTTTGGCTTGGCAACCTTGGATATGACCTCCGGTCGTTTTCAATTAATGGAATTAAACGACAAAGCGCACTTGCAGGCGGAATTGCAGCGGATTGCGCCGGTGGAATTGTTATTTGATGAAGCCTTTGCCGACATGACGCTGATTGCTTCCATCAAAGGTTTGCGCCGTCGCCCAAGTTGGGAATTTGAGCTAAACACTGCCATAACCTTATTAAACCGCCAATTTGGTACCAAAGATTTGCGCGGTTTTGGTGTGGAAAACGCGGTGCTAGGATTATGCGCCGCAGGTTGCTTGTTGCATTATGCTAAAGAAACGCAGCGTACTGCCTTGCCACATATTCAAGGCATCAGCTTGGTGCAACATTCCGATAATGTCCAATTAGATGCAGCAACACGCCGCAATCTTGAGTTAACACAAAACCTTGCCGGAGGCAGCGAAAATACGTTGGCGGCAATTTTGGATAAATGCGTGACGCCAATGGGAAGCCGCTTGTTAAAACGTTGGCTCCACCAACCCATTCGCCAAATTGACAAATTGCAACAACGCCAACAAAGTATTGCGACCTTGATGCAACAGGATTTGGTCGCTGAATTGCAACCTTATTTACGTCAAGTGGGCGATATGGAGCGGATTTTAGCCCGCGTGGCGCTACGTTCGGCTCGTCCGCGCGATCTAACGCGACTGCGTACTGCCTTAGAACAATTGCCTGCTATTCAAACTATTTTGCAAAAAAATGCGCAAAATTTCACCGCACTTTTGTCGCAATTTGCCGATTTTTCCGCACAGTTGACCTTGTTGCAGCAAGCGATTGTGGAAAATCCGCCTTTGCTGATTCGTGATGGTGGCGTGATTGCGCCGGGTTATCACCGCGAATTGGACGAATGGCGTGAGTTAGCAGAGGGCGCTACACGGTATTTGGAAGAATTAGAGCAACGTGAGCGCGAGGCGACCGGCATTGATACACTTAAAATCGGCTTTAATGCGGTGCATGGTTATTATATTCAAATCAGCCAAGGGCAAGCGCACAAAGCGCCGATCCATTATGTGCGCCGGCAAACCTTAAAAAATGCCGAGCGTTACATTATTCCGGAACTGAAAAGCTATGAAGATAAAGTGTTAAAAGCCAAAGGTGCCTCTTTGGCGCTGGAAAAACAACTTTATGATGAAATTTTTGACCAATTATTACCGCACTTAGGCGCATTACAACTGGCGGGCATGGCGCTGGCGGAATTGGATGTGTTAACCGATTTGGCGGAACGGGCAGAAAGTTTGAATTATGTACAACCACAATTTAGCTCGCAAACCGGCATTCATATCCAAAACGGGCGTCATCCGGTGGTGGAACAAGTGTTGAAAGATCCCTTTATTGCCAATCCGCTGGATTTAGACTGCCAACGCCATTTGCTGATTATTACCGGTCCCAATATGGGCGGGAAAAGTACCTATATGCGCCAAACCGCACTTATTGCTTTGATGGCATATATGGGCAGTTTTGTGCCGGCGGAAAGTGCAGTGATTGGTCCGATAGATCGCATTTTTACCCGGATCGGTGCTTCCGACGATTTGGCGTCCGGACGTTCGACCTTTATGGTGGAGATGACGGAAATGGCGAATATTTTACATCAAGCTACGGAACACAGCTTAGTGCTGATCGACGAGATTGGACGAGGAACCTCAACATATGACGGGCTTGCTCTGGCGTGGGCTTGTGCGGAATGGTTGGCAAGTAAAATCAAATCCCTAACCCTATTTGCGACGCATTATTTTGAATTAACCGTGTTACCGCAGCAATTAAATGGTATTGCCAATATTCACCTTGACGCCCTTGAGCATAATAACAGCATTGCATTTATGCACAGTGTGCAAGAAGGTGCTGCCAGCAAAAGTTACGGATTGGCGGTTGCGGCGCTGGCTGGAGTGCCACAGTCGGTGATCCGTTTGGCAAAACAAAAATTGACGCAATTGGAAAACGGGCAACCGGTGCCAAATCAAAATACGATGTCTCCCGCCGAGACTGCTGCGCAAGGTGAATTAATGTTAATGGATGAAGATGAAAAATCCTCGGCGTTAGTGACCATGTTGCAACAAGTGGATCCGGATGATTTAACGCCAAAACAAGCGTTGGCATATTTATATCAATTGAAAAAGATGCTGTAA
- the dmsD gene encoding DMSO/Nitrate reductase chaperone family protein, which produces MSPQIQDHQWVSITGRLLGALFYYAPESQAAQSVLPLFQQADWMAQWEMSEYMEDKTRQKITALINQGITQDLAADYQALFIGPNALPAPPWGSVYLDPESVIFGNSLLALRDFLRHNAIAFSSPQDEPEDHFGLMLLLAAYLADHKPTLLAEFFTNHLFTWANRYLDLLAEQQDYPFYQGLALLAQTTLAQWQQRYAIVVPQVKWYR; this is translated from the coding sequence ATGTCGCCACAGATTCAAGATCATCAATGGGTATCCATTACTGGTCGTTTGTTAGGAGCCTTATTTTACTATGCGCCCGAAAGCCAAGCGGCGCAATCCGTTTTACCCTTGTTTCAACAAGCTGATTGGATGGCACAATGGGAAATGAGTGAGTATATGGAGGATAAAACGCGACAAAAAATCACCGCACTTATTAATCAAGGCATCACGCAAGATTTAGCGGCGGATTATCAAGCCTTGTTTATTGGACCTAATGCGCTGCCGGCACCGCCTTGGGGTTCGGTATATTTGGATCCGGAATCGGTGATTTTTGGTAATTCTTTATTGGCATTGCGCGATTTTTTACGCCACAACGCCATTGCGTTTTCCTCGCCGCAAGACGAGCCAGAAGATCACTTTGGCTTGATGTTATTGCTTGCCGCGTATTTAGCGGATCATAAACCGACATTGTTAGCAGAATTTTTTACCAACCATTTGTTCACATGGGCAAATCGTTACCTTGATTTGCTGGCGGAACAACAAGATTATCCCTTTTATCAAGGATTGGCATTGTTGGCGCAGACAACATTAGCCCAATGGCAGCAACGATATGCAATCGTTGTACCACAGGTGAAATGGTATCGTTAA
- the dmsB_2 gene encoding anaerobic dimethyl sulfoxide reductase subunit B — translation MSKQYGFYFDSERCTGCKTCELACKDYKDLDTEVNFRRIYEYAGGNWVQQADGCWNQDVFAYYMSISCNHCDNPACVPVCPTGAMHKNADGFVIVNEEICIGCRYCHMACPYDAPQYDAKKGHMTKCDGCYSRIQEGQKPICVEACPLRALDFAPIDELREKYGTQASIAPLPPAEVTHPNLVVKANKNARPSGDATGFLANPREV, via the coding sequence ATGAGTAAGCAATATGGTTTTTATTTTGACTCCGAGCGCTGCACGGGGTGTAAAACTTGTGAATTAGCTTGTAAAGATTATAAAGATTTAGATACCGAGGTAAATTTCCGCCGCATTTATGAATATGCCGGCGGCAATTGGGTACAACAGGCGGATGGCTGTTGGAACCAAGATGTGTTTGCTTATTATATGTCAATTTCTTGTAATCATTGTGATAATCCGGCTTGTGTGCCAGTTTGTCCAACCGGTGCAATGCATAAAAACGCCGATGGATTTGTGATTGTCAATGAAGAAATCTGTATTGGATGTCGCTATTGCCACATGGCGTGTCCGTATGATGCGCCGCAATATGATGCGAAAAAAGGACATATGACCAAATGTGACGGTTGTTATTCCCGCATTCAAGAGGGACAAAAACCGATTTGCGTGGAGGCTTGTCCGCTACGCGCATTGGATTTTGCACCAATTGACGAATTGCGAGAAAAATACGGTACACAAGCGTCCATTGCACCATTACCACCGGCAGAAGTGACACACCCGAATTTGGTGGTGAAAGCCAATAAAAATGCACGCCCAAGTGGTGACGCCACGGGCTTTTTAGCAAACCCTCGGGAGGTGTAG
- the dmsC gene encoding anaerobic dimethyl sulfoxide reductase chain C, whose amino-acid sequence MNAGLHELPLIFFTVLAQSAVGAFFVFTLVLLQSQNDKSRRYIHRVMFVVLVLLGLGFVASILHLGSPLRAFNSLNRVGESMLSNEIASGAVFFVLAGLYWLIAILNKMPAALGKLWLIITSVVGLVFMYMMANVYFLATVPTWHSTLTPLAFYLTVVVGGLALGYALLEPNSAKTYRLSWVKGLYAIGVLLIAICVVYQGTSLGQIHSSVQQAAALVPDYAPMMVLRLCLLGIAAVLLAKSKNTAVLLLAVVLTFAGEFIGRTLFYGLHMTVGMAVGG is encoded by the coding sequence ATGAACGCAGGATTACATGAATTACCACTGATTTTTTTCACCGTGTTGGCACAAAGTGCGGTCGGTGCATTTTTCGTTTTTACCTTGGTGTTGTTGCAGTCGCAAAATGACAAAAGCCGGCGCTATATTCATCGCGTGATGTTTGTGGTATTAGTATTATTAGGACTTGGTTTTGTTGCTTCCATTCTACATTTAGGTTCGCCATTACGTGCGTTTAACTCGCTCAATCGCGTAGGCGAATCTATGCTGAGTAACGAAATTGCCTCCGGCGCCGTATTTTTCGTGCTAGCAGGCTTATATTGGCTGATTGCTATTTTAAACAAAATGCCGGCAGCATTAGGAAAACTGTGGTTGATTATTACCTCCGTTGTCGGCTTGGTGTTTATGTATATGATGGCGAATGTTTATTTCCTTGCTACCGTACCCACTTGGCACAGCACATTAACGCCATTAGCATTTTACCTCACAGTGGTCGTTGGCGGTTTAGCGTTAGGCTATGCCTTGCTTGAACCAAATAGTGCAAAAACCTATCGCTTATCTTGGGTGAAAGGATTATATGCTATCGGTGTGTTACTGATTGCAATTTGTGTGGTTTATCAAGGAACTTCTTTGGGGCAAATCCACAGTTCCGTACAACAAGCCGCAGCATTAGTTCCGGATTACGCACCAATGATGGTGTTGCGTTTATGTTTATTAGGCATTGCCGCCGTTTTATTGGCAAAAAGCAAAAATACCGCAGTGTTGCTGCTTGCTGTGGTGTTGACATTTGCCGGTGAATTTATCGGACGCACGTTATTTTATGGATTGCATATGACGGTAGGCATGGCAGTTGGCGGTTAA